The segment TGGCCGAGGTGGCCCGTGCGCTCGACCACGACATCATAGTCAACGTGCAGGGCGACCTGCCGCTGCTCGACCCCGCCATGGTGGACTCCCTGGTCGAACGCCTGCGCAGCGACCCAGGCTGCGAGCTGGCCACGATGGCCGTCCCGATTGACGACCCCCGCGAGATGGCCGACCCCTCGGTCGTCAAGCTCGTGTGCAGGGCCGACGGACGGGCGCTGTATTTTTCGCGGGCCCCGATCCCCTTCTCGCGCGACGCGGCGGCTGGCAACACGGCGGCTGGCGGCCAGGCCACGGCGCTGCATCACGTGGGCCTGTACGCATACCGGCGCGAGGCGCTGCTGCGCTTCAGCCAACTCGAACCGACGGCGCTTGAGCGCAGCGAAAAACTCGAACAACTCAGGGCACTCGAACACGGCATGGACATAGCGGTGGTGGTGATGGCCGGTGGTGCGCCACTCGAAGTAGACACCCCCGCGGATCTCAAGAGAGCACGGCAAGCGCTGCAAGGCGGAGAAGCAGGAACAACAGCATGAGTAATAAGAGACCCACCAAGTTCATCTTCGTAACCGGCGGCGTGATATCGGGCCTGGGCAAGGGGCTTGCCTCGGCGTCGATCGGCGCCCTGCTCGAAAGCTCGGGCCTGAAGGTGACCATGCTCAAGATGGACCCCTACATAAACGTGGACCCCGGCACCATGAGCCCGTTTCAACACGGCGAGGTTTTTGTCACCGACGACGGCTACGAGGCCGACCTCGATCTTGGTCACTACGAGCGTTTTATCTCCACGACCATGGGCCGGATCAACAACGTGACCACCGGCTCGGTGTACTACGAGGTCATCACCCGCGAACGCAAGGGCGACTACCTGGGCGCCACCGTGCAGGTCATCCCGCACATCACCGAGGAGATAAAGAAACGCATCCACGCCGCCGCCGAGGGCTACGACGTACTCATAGGCGAAATCGGCGGCACCGTGGGCGACATAGAGAGCCTGCCGTTTCTCGAGGCCATAAGGCAGATGAAGGTCGACGCCGGCGAGGGCAATTCGCTGTACGTGCACCTCACCCTGCTGCCGTGGATCGACACCGTAGGCGAAATGAAAACTAAGCCCACGCAGCACAGCGTCAAGGAACTCACCGGCCTGGGCATTCAGCCCGACGTGCTGCTGCTCAGGTGCGACCGCGAGATAGACGAAAAGATACGCGACAAGGTTGCACTGTTCTGCAACGTGGATCGACGCTCGGTCATCCCCTGCCGCGACGTACCCAACATCTGCCACCTGCCGCTCGCGCTCGAGCACGAAGGGCTGCACTCGCGCATCACCGAAAAGCTCGGCATCTGGACCGGCGCCCCCAACCTCGCGCCCTGGCAGAAGGCTGCCGCCACGCTCGACAACTTCAAGACCAGTATTACCGTGGCCATGGTGGGCAAGTACGCCGGCCTGGCCGACTCCTACAAGTCGCTCAACGAAGCCCTGGTGCACGGCGGCATTGCCAACGACTGCGAAGTGAAGATCATCCACGTCGACTCCGAGCAGATCGAGGCCGACGGACTCACGGCCGAGGTCAAGCAGGCCGACGCCGTGATGGTACCCATGGGCTTCGGGTCGCGCGGTGCCGAGGGCAAGATCAAGGCAGTGCAGTACGCGCGAGAGAACGACGTACCCTTTCTCGGCATCTGCCTCGGCATGCAGATGGCCGTCATCGAGTTTGCGCGCAACGTGGTCGGCCTCGAAGACGCCAACAGCTCGGAGGTCAACCCCGACTCGGCCCACCCGGTAATCGACCTGATGCTCGAACAGCAGGACCTCCAGGACAAGGGCGGCACCATGCGCCTGGGCGCGTGGCCCTGCACGGTGAAGGAAGGCTCGCTCGGGCACCGCGTGTACGGCAAGCGCAAAATCAGCGAGCGCCACCGCCACCGCTACGAATTTAACAACAGCTACCGTGAGCGCCTGGAGAAGGCCGGCATGGTGCTGAGCGGGCTCAGCCCCGACGGCGAGCTGGTCGAAATGGTCGAGATACCGTCTCACCCCTGGTTCCTGGCCGCGCAGTTTCACCCCGAGTTCAAGAGCAAGCCGCTGGCCTGTCACCCGGTGTTCAAGGGTTTCATTCGCGCGGCGCTCGAACGCCAGCGCCGGCAAGGCGAGACCATGGAACTGGCAGGCCTGCGCGTGGTCGAAGGCTCGGGCGGCAAGGAGGGCAGTAGTTGACCGTCGAGCGAGCACCTGGCGCCGCTTTTGAGCTGGCCCGAGGCCTCGAGGTGGACGGGCAGCAGCGCGACGCCGTAGCGGCCGGCAACGGGCGGCTGTTTCTCCTCGCGGGACCCTGCGTTGTGGAGTCGCGCGAGTCGGTGCTGCGCCACGCCGAGCGCCTGGGCGAAATCTGCGACCGCGCCGGCTGGCCGCTGGTATTCAAGGCTTCCTACGACAAGGCCAACCGCAGCTCTTCAAAGTCCTTTCGCGGACCCGGCGCCGAGGAGGGGCTGGCCGCGTTGGACGAGGTGCGCCGTCGCACCGGGCTGCCGGTGATCACCGACGTGCACGAGTGCGCACAGGTGGCCGCTGCGGCCGAGGTGGCCGACGTTCTGCAGATACCCGCGCTGCTCGCGAGGCAGACCGATCTCGTGCAGGAAGCTGCAGCCAGCGGCTGCACGCTGAACATAAAGAAAGGCCAGTTCATGGCGCCCACCGACATGCGCAACGTGCTGGCCAAGGCCCGCGAGGCCGGCGGCGAGCGCGTGCTGCTGACCGAGCGCGGCACGACCTTTGGTTACGGCAACCTCATCAACGATTTTCGCGGGCTGGTGATCATGCGCGAGCTGGGAGCGCCGGTGGTGTTCGACGCCACCCACTCGGTACAGCTACCAGGCGCCGGCGGCGACCGCAGCACGGGCGAGCGACAGTACATTGCCCCGCTCGCTCGCGCGGCTGTGGCCGTGGGAGTGGACGGCGTGTTTCTCGAGGTGCACGAAAACCCCGACCAGGCCTTGAGCGACGGC is part of the Candidatus Binatota bacterium genome and harbors:
- the kdsB gene encoding 3-deoxy-manno-octulosonate cytidylyltransferase — protein: MSAAKFRAAAVIPARYASERLPAKALAELDGLPMVARVYQRACQAATVEQVIVATDDERIAAAARAVGAEVVMTDPGHCSGSDRVAEVARALDHDIIVNVQGDLPLLDPAMVDSLVERLRSDPGCELATMAVPIDDPREMADPSVVKLVCRADGRALYFSRAPIPFSRDAAAGNTAAGGQATALHHVGLYAYRREALLRFSQLEPTALERSEKLEQLRALEHGMDIAVVVMAGGAPLEVDTPADLKRARQALQGGEAGTTA
- a CDS encoding CTP synthase, whose product is MSNKRPTKFIFVTGGVISGLGKGLASASIGALLESSGLKVTMLKMDPYINVDPGTMSPFQHGEVFVTDDGYEADLDLGHYERFISTTMGRINNVTTGSVYYEVITRERKGDYLGATVQVIPHITEEIKKRIHAAAEGYDVLIGEIGGTVGDIESLPFLEAIRQMKVDAGEGNSLYVHLTLLPWIDTVGEMKTKPTQHSVKELTGLGIQPDVLLLRCDREIDEKIRDKVALFCNVDRRSVIPCRDVPNICHLPLALEHEGLHSRITEKLGIWTGAPNLAPWQKAAATLDNFKTSITVAMVGKYAGLADSYKSLNEALVHGGIANDCEVKIIHVDSEQIEADGLTAEVKQADAVMVPMGFGSRGAEGKIKAVQYARENDVPFLGICLGMQMAVIEFARNVVGLEDANSSEVNPDSAHPVIDLMLEQQDLQDKGGTMRLGAWPCTVKEGSLGHRVYGKRKISERHRHRYEFNNSYRERLEKAGMVLSGLSPDGELVEMVEIPSHPWFLAAQFHPEFKSKPLACHPVFKGFIRAALERQRRQGETMELAGLRVVEGSGGKEGSS
- a CDS encoding 3-deoxy-8-phosphooctulonate synthase produces the protein MDGQQRDAVAAGNGRLFLLAGPCVVESRESVLRHAERLGEICDRAGWPLVFKASYDKANRSSSKSFRGPGAEEGLAALDEVRRRTGLPVITDVHECAQVAAAAEVADVLQIPALLARQTDLVQEAAASGCTLNIKKGQFMAPTDMRNVLAKAREAGGERVLLTERGTTFGYGNLINDFRGLVIMRELGAPVVFDATHSVQLPGAGGDRSTGERQYIAPLARAAVAVGVDGVFLEVHENPDQALSDGANSLALADLPAVLDQLARVHEACAQAAEESAAEKSAAGANK